In Nissabacter sp. SGAir0207, the genomic stretch TGGGCGCTGCACCCGGCGAGGCGGCTGGCTCCTGTGTGCAGGCTGCCTATGACCTCAACCGCAATGGGCGCTGGGAGCACAGTGGGCCAGAGGCGGAAATTTTTGGCTATCGCCTGTCAGCGGGCGCACTGGAGACGCGGCGCGGGGAGGGCTGTCACGGCGCGGGCTGGGAGCGGTTGCTCGATCCGGCGGAAGTCACCGTGACTCAATTCCAGCTGGCGCGGCAGGGCGAGTTTTACCGGCTGACGCTGGCGGCGCAGGGGGCGCGTACGCCAGCGGTACACCGCCAGATCGAACGTCTGATGCGGGGGAGGGCGCGATGAGCGCGGTGAAACAGCGCGGCAATGCGCTGCTGCTCACCCTGCTGGGCATGATGGCGCTGGGACTGGCAGGGTTGCAGGCGCTGCACGGCCAGCTCGACGAAGCGGTGCGCATGACCGGGGATACCCGGCGCACGCTGCTGGCATGGAATCAGGCCGCTTCCGCGCTGGCGTGGGGCACCACCCAGCGCTGGCCCGAACCGCCACCCGGCCGCTGGCAGTGCCGCACATCTGACGCAGGGCGCAGTTGCCTGAAGGCCAGCACCCAGTTGGGGGGATACCTGCTGCGCGGGCAGGGGCAGGTGGATGCGCGGACGCCGCTCTACCTCTACCAGTTGGTCACGCGCGACGGGGAGGGGCAGGTGCAACAGCTGGCTGGCGGCTGGCTCGACTTCTGCCCGGAGAGAGAGCGCCGCGACTGTGATGTACAGGAGGTGCCATGAGAGGCCAGCAAGGATTTACGCTGGTGGAGATGCTGGTCGCCGCCCTGCTGTTCGCGGTGTCGTTGCTGGGGCTGCTGCGCTACCAGCAGGCGCTGGCCGCCGGGTTTGAGCGGCAGCGGCAGGCGCAACAGGCGTGGCAACTGGCCGGAGAGCGGCTGGAGGCTGCCGCCCTGTCGGCCACGGCTGAGGTGCCTTTGGCGCCGCCAGCGGGCTGGACGCTGGCCGTGACGGCCTCCCCGGCGGCCACGCCTGCCTGCCATTGGGCGAAAGTGGTGGTGGTCACACCGATGCATTATCAGGTATCGCTGAGCCGCCTGTTGTGCTAAAAACCCGCCGCGTGCTGTTGATTTACACCGACGTCAGGTTACAGTGGGGCTGCGGCGCACGCCGTCTGCTATACCCGTTATTCACTTCAGAGGCACCATGTTCACCGTCTACCACTCCAACCATCTGGATTTGCTAAAAAAATTGATTGCCGCACTGATTGAGGGGCAACCGCTTGCCGATCCCTTTGAGCAGGAGGTGATCCTGGTGCAAAGCCCCGGCATGGCGCAGTGGCTGCAAATGCAGCTGGCGGAGGAGTTTGGCATCGCGGCGAATATCCACTTCCCGCTGCCCGCCACCTTTATCTGGGAGATGTTCACCCGCGTCCTGCCGGGCATCCCGAAAGAGAGCGCCTTCAGCAAAGATGCGATGACCTGGAAGCTGATGTGGTTGCTGCCGCAGATGTTGCCGCAGCCGGAGTTCACGGCGCTGCGCCACTACCTGACTGATGACGGCGACAAACGCAAAATCCACCAGCTTGCGGCGCGGGTGGCGGATCTGTTCGACCAATATCTGGTCTACCGACCGACCTGGCTCGAAGGATGGCAGCGCGGTGAGCTGCAACCGGATTTGGGCGAGGCGCAGCAGTGGCAATCGGTGCTGTGGAAGCGGCTGTGTGAATACACCGAATCGCTGAACCAGCCGACGTGGCACCGCGCCAACCTCTACCAGCGCTTTATCTCCACCCTGCACCAGAGCGCGGAGTGCCCGCCGGGGTTGCCGAAGCGGGTCTTTATCTGCGGCATCTCGGCACTGCCGCCGGTCTACCTACAGGCGTTGCAGGCGCTCGGCCAGCACATCGACATCCACCTGATGTTCACCAACCCCTGCCGCTACTACTGGGGCGACATCCAGAACTACGCCTTCCTGGCGAAGTTGCAGAGCCGCAAGCGCCGTGACTATCTGGCGCGCGCGGAGGTCGATCTGTTCCGTGACCCGGAGCAGGCACCGCAACTGTTCAATCAGGAGGGCGAGCAGGCGCTGACCAACCCGTTGCTGGCCTCCTGGGGCAAGCTGGGGCGCGATCATATGTATTTGCTGTCGCAGGTGGATGAGATCCAAGAGGTGCAGGCATTTGTTGAGCTGGAGGATGATAGCCTGCTCCATGCGGTGCAGCGCGACATGCTGGAGCTGGATGACCGGGCGGTGCTCGGCATGACGCCGGAGACGCTGGCCAGCAGCGCTGGCAAGCGGCTGCTTGACCCGCAGGATCGCTCCATCTGCATCCACGCCTGCCACAGCCCGCAGCGCGAGGTGGAGGTGCTGCACGACAAATTGCTGACGATGATGGCCGAAGACCCGTCACTGACGCCGCGCGACATCATCGTGATGGTGGCGGACATCGACAGCTACGCGCCCTATATTCAGGCGGTGTTCGGCAACGCGCCGCCAGAGCGCTACCTGCCGTTCGCCATCTCTGACCGCAAGGCCAGTCAGGCCCACCCGGCGTTGCAGGCCTTCCTCTCGCTGCTGGAGATGCCGCAGAGCCGCTTCACCGCCGAGCAGGTGCTGGCGCTGCTGGAGGTGCCCGCGCTGGCCAGCCGCTTCTCCATCCATGAAGATGGGTTGCGGCTGCTGCGCCTGTGGGTCAGCGAGTCTGGCATCCGCTGGGGGCTGGATGATGATGCCATCCGCCAGTTGGCGCTGCCGCCGACCGGCCAGCACACCTGGCGCTTTGGCCTGACGCGCATGTTGCTGGGCTATGCGATGGAGAGCGAGGCAGGCCACTGGCAGGGCGTGCTGCCCTATGACGAAACCACCGGGCTGGCGGCGGAGCTGGCTGGCCACCTGGCCGAACTGTTGATGCAGTTGACGCGCTGGCGCAGCCTGCTGGCTGAGTCCCGCCCACTGGCCGACTGGCTGCCGCTCTGCCGGCAGATGCTCGATACCTTCTTCACCAAGGACGTGGAGACGGAGGGGGTACTGACGGTGATTGAGGAGCAGTGGCAGAAGGCGATCAACTTTGGCCTCTCGGCGCAGTACCCGGACGCGGTGCCGCTGACCATCCTGCGGGATGACCTGGCGGCGCGCCTCGATCAGGAGCGCATCAGCCAGCGCTTTTTGGCGGGGCCGATCAACTTCTGTACCCTGATGCCGATGCGCTCGATCCCGTTTAAAGTGGTCTGCCTGCTCGGCATGAATGATGGCGTCTACCCGCGCACCCTGCCACCGCTCGGCTTTGACCTGATGGCGCATCAGGTGAAGAAGGGCGACCGCAGCCGCCGCGACGATGACCGCTACCTGTTTTTGGAGGCGATGCTCTCCGCGCAGCAGCGGCTCTACATCAGCTTTATCGGCCGCTCTATTCAGGACAACAGCGAGCGCTACGCCTCGGTGCTGGTGACGGAACTGATGGAGTATATCGGCCAAAGCTTTGTGCTGCCGGATGACCTGGATCGTGAGGCGGATGAGAGCGAGCGGCGCGTGCGCGAGCATCTGGTGTGCTGGCATGCGCGAATGCCATTCAATGCCGAAAATTTTGTACCGGGCCATGAGCACCAGAGCTATGCCAAAGAGTGGCTGCCCGCTGCCAGCGCCCTCGGCGAGCCACACCCGGACTTCAACCAGCCGCTGGATCCGCAGCCGCTGGAGGAGATCACGCTGGACAACCTGATGCGCTTCTATCGCCATCCGGTACGCGCCTTCTTCCAGATGCGGCTGGGGGTCAACTTCATCCTTGAAGAGACCGAGCTGCCGGATGAGGAGCCGTTCGTGTTGGACAGCCTCAACCGCTACAAATTCAACAGCCAGTTGCTGAATACGCTGATCGAAGAGCAGGATGTCTCGGCGCTCTACGATCGCGTGAAAGCCTCTGGCGCGCTGCCCTACGGCGCGTTTGGCGAGATCTACTGGCAGACGCAATCTGAGGAGATGGGCGCGCTGGCAGAGCGGGTGCGTGGCCTGCGTGGCGAGTCGCACAGCGAGGAGGTCGCCCTGCAAATCGGTGGCGCGTGGGTGACTGGCTGGATCCATCAGGTGCAGGCTGACGGCTTGCTGCGCTGGCGTCCGGCGCAGCTGAACGCGGTGGATGGCATATTGCTGTGGATTGAGCATTTGGCGTATTGTGCATCGGGGGGCGAGGGGGCCAGCCGCAGCTATGGCCGCAAGGAGAGCGAGTGGCACTTCCCGCCGCTGCCGGCCGACGAGGCGGCGCAGCTGCTGGGGCAACTGATTGAGGGTTACCGCCAAGGGATGCGCGAGCCGCTGCTATTGCTGAACAAGAGCGGCTGGGCCTGGCTCAACCAGTGTTATGATTCCCAGACCGGTGAGATCAAGCGCGACGATGAGACGCAGGGCAAGGCGCGCGGCAAGCTGTTGCAGGCGTGGCTGGGCGACCCGCGGATGCCCGGCGAAAGCGAGGATCCCTACCTGCAACGTGTCATCCGCCAACTGGATGAGGATGACATTATCCAGATTCAGCGTCAGGCAGAGCGCTTCTTGCTGCCCCTGATGCGCCATCATCAACCCGATGCCTGAAGGCAGCCGGATAACCCCATGAAAGGACGCTGGCGCACTCCATCGCTATACGATGGATGCAGAAAATGCGAGAGTGCGCCGATTGGCGAAACTTTCGCCGCATAACCGGGTCTGACCCCATCGGGCCAGCCCGGCCTGACATTCGCAGCGTGCACGCAGAGTGGCCAGGCCAATTTGACGTTTACACCAGCGGTATATTTACGAAGTGATGGGAGAGTGGGAATGCGAAAACAGCTTACCTGTATTTCCAGGTTACTGTTGTTAGTGGTTTTTGTTTTGCCTTTCAGTGTATTTGCTCAGGGATGGCAGCCACTGGCGGAAACAATCAACAAGAGTGAACACGATCCCCGTCACTATCAGGCGGTGAAATTGGACAACGGGATGACCGTGCTGCTGGTCTCGGATGCGCAAGCGCCGAAGTCACTGGCGGCGCTGGCGTTGCCGGTCGGCTCGCTGGAGGATCCCGACAGCCAGCTGGGGCTGGCGCACTACCTTGAGCACATGGTGCTGATGGGGTCGAAAAAGTACCCGGAGCCGGAGAACCTGGCGGAGTTCCTCAAAAAGCATGGGGGCAGCCACAACGCCAGCACCGCCTCCTACCGCACCGCCTTCTATTTGGAGGTGGAGAATGAGGCACTGGCACCGGCGGTGGATCGGCTGGCGGATGCCATCGCCGCGCCGCTGCTCGATCCGGTCAATGCCGATCGCGAGCGCCATGCGGTAAATGCCGAGCTGACGATGGCACGCTCCCGCGACGGGATGCGCATGGCGCAGGTGCGGGCCGAGACCCTCAACCCGGCGCACCCCAGCGCGCGCTTCTCCGGTGGCAACCTCGATACCCTGAAGGACAAACCGGGTAGCGTGCTGCACGATGAGCTGACCGCCTTCTATCACCGCTACTACTCCGCCAACCTGATGGTGGGGGTGATCTACAGCAACCAGCCGCTGCCGGCGCTGGGGCAACTGGCGGCGGAGACCTTCGGGCGCATCGCCAACCATGATGCAACGGTGCCAGCCATCACCGCACCGACCCTGACGGCCGCGCAGAAGGGCATCATGATCCACGTGGTGCCCGCCCAGCCACGCAAACAGCTCAAGCTGGAGTTCGCGATTGACAATAACAGTCAGGCGTTCCGCAGCAAAATCGACACCTACATCAGCTACCTGATTGGCAACCGCAGCCCCGGCACCCTCTCTGACTGGTTGCAGAAGCAGGGGCTGGCAGACGCCATCAACGCCGGGGCCGATCCGCTGGTGGATCGCAACCAAGGCGTGTTTGCCATCTCGGTCTCGCTGACGGACAAGGGGCTGGCGCAGAAGGATGAGGTGATCGCCGCCATCTTCAACTACCTCGCGCTGCTGCGCCGCGACGGCATCAGCCAGAGCTATTTCGATGAGATTGGCCATGTGCTGAACCTCGATTTCCGCTACCCGGCCATCACCCGCGACATGAACTACATCGAATGGCTGGTGGACACCCTGCTGCGGGTGCCGGTCAACCATGCGCTGGATGCGCCCTATCTGGCTGACCGCTATGATCCGCAAGCCATCAGCCAGCGGCTGGACCAATTGACGCCGCAAAACGCCCGCGTCTGGGTGGTCAGCCCGGATCAGCCACACAACCGTACCGCCTACTTTGTGGACGCACCCTATCAGGTCGAGCCGATCGCCCCGGCACAGTATGCGCGCTGGCAACAGTTGGGCAGCCAGATCGCCCTGACCCTGCCAGCGCTCAACCCCTACATCCCGGATGACCTGTCGCTGATCAAGGCTGACCCGCAGGCTACGCGCCCGCAGCTGGTGGTAGATGAGCCGGGGCTGCGCGCGCTCTACATGCCGAGCCGCTACTTCGGCGATGAGCCGCGTGCTGACATCACCTTTGCCTTCCGCAACCCGACGGCGCTCGACTCCGCCCGCCATCAGGTGATGTATGCGCTCACTGACTATCTGGCGGGCCTCTCTCTGGATCAGTTGAGCTATCAGGCCTCGATTGGCGGCATCAGCTTCTCCACCTCGCCGGACAACGGGCTGGTGTTCAACGCCAATGGCTACACCCAGCGCCTGCCGCAGTTGCTGACCTCGCTGGTGGAGGGCTACTCCAGCTTTACGCCAACCGACGAGCAGCTGGCGCAGGCGAAGTCTTGGTATCGCGAAAAGCTGGACTCCGCCGAACGTGGCAAGGCGTTTGAACAGGCGATCATGCCGGTGCAGATGCTGTCACGCATCCCCTACAGCGAACGGGCCGCGCGGCGCGCGATGCTGGATGGCATCACGGTGCAGGATATTGTTGCCTACCGCGACAGCCTGCTGCATCTGGCCGCCCCTGAGGTGATGGTGGTCGGCAACATGACGCCGGAGCAGGTGCAGGCGCTGGCGCGCTCGCTGAAGACCCAGCTCGGCTGCACCGGCAAGGCGTGGTGGCACGGCAAGGAGGTGGTGATCGAGAAGCAACAGCTCGCCCTCCTGCAACAGAACAGCACGGGCAGCGACTCGGCGCTGGCCGCGGTGTTTGTGCCGCCGGGCTATGACGAGGTGAAAAGCATGGCCTACAGCGCGCTGCTGGGGCAGATTATCCAGCCTTGGTTCTACAGCCAGCTGCGCACCCAGGAGCAACTGGGCTATGCGGTGTTCGCCTTCCCCATCTCTGTGGGCAAACAGTGGGGGATGGGCTTCCTGTTGCAGAGCAGCAACCAGTCGCCGGCCTACCTCTATACCCGTTATCTCGATTTCTTTACCCAGGCCGATAAGCGTCTGGCCAGCATGAGCAATGAGGATTTTATGCAGTACCGTCAAGGGATGATCAATGAGCTGACCCAGCGCCCACAGACCCTGAGTGAGGAGGCCGGCCGGTTCAGCAATGACTTCAGCCGTGGCAATTTCGCCTTCGATACCCGTGACAAGGTATTGAAAGTGCTGGGCAGTCTGACGCGCGAACAGCTTCATACCTACTATCGGCAAGCGGTCATGGCCCCTGAGGGGCTGGCGCTGCTGTCGCAGTTGCAGGGCAGTGGCACCGAGCCGGGGAAAGCTGGCTTTGCCGCGCCGCAGGGCTGGACGCGCTATGAGAACGTCACCGGCCTGCAGGCTACCCTGCCGCAAAAGGTGAACGGGCAATGAGTACGGCCATCCCGCTGCCGCTTGATCCCCTGACACTGCCGCTCTCTGGGGAGCGGCTGATTGAGGCGTCAGCCGGTACCGGCAAAACCTTTACCATCGGCATCCTCTATTTGCGCCTGCTGCTCGGGCTGGGCGGCGCGGCGGCCTTCCCCCGGCCGCTGACGGTGGAGGAGATTCTGGTGGTGACCTTTACCGAGGCCGCCACCGAAGAGCTGCGTGGGCGTATCCGTGAGAATATCCACGCGCTGCGGCTGGCCTGTGTGCGCGGCAACAGCAGTGATGGCATGTTGCAGTCGCTGATGGCGGAGATGACCGATCTGGCCGACGCCGCCGCGCTGCTGCTGGCAGCCGAGCGCCAGATGGATGAGGCCGCCATCTACACCATCCACGGTTTCTGCCAGCGGATGCTGACCCATAATGCCTTCGAGTCCGGCATCCTGTTCGAGCAGACGCTGGTGCAGGATGAGACGCCGCTGCGCCGTCAGGCTTGCGCTGACTTCTGGCGTCGCCACTGCTACCCGCTGCCGATTGCAGTGGCGCGGCCGGTGGGGCAGATGTGGAGCGGGCCGGAGGAGCTGTTGCGCGACCTGACGCCCTACTTGCAGGGCGAGGCCCCGGCGCTGCGCTACCCGCCAGCCGAAGGCGAGACCCTGCTGATCCGCCATGCGCGCATCGTCGAGCGCATCACCGAGGTGAAACAGGGCTGGGCCGCGTCGGCGGCGGAACTGGGCACGCTGATCGGTGACTCTGGCGTGGACAAGCGCAGCTACAGCAGCCGTTACCTGCCGCAGTGGCTGGAGGCCGTCGGTGCCTGGAGCCAGCTGGAGACACTGGACTACCAGTTGCCGAAGGAGCTGGAGAGGTTCAGCCAGGCGACGTTGCTGGAGAAGACCAAAAAGGGCGAGCCACCGCGCCACCCGGTGTTTGAGCTGATTGAAAGGCTCTATGCCGAGCCGCTGTCGCTGCGTGATGTGGTGATGGCGCAGGCAATCAAGGAGATCCGCCAGTCGGTGCAGCAGGAGAAACGCCAGCGCGCCGAAATGGGCTTTGACGACCTGCTGAGTCGGCTGGATGAGGCGCTGCAATCGGCAGGCGGCGAGGCGCTGGCCGAGGCAATCCGTACCCGCTACCCGGTGGCGATGATCGATGAGTTCCAGGATACCGATCCCCAGCAGTACCGCATTTTCCGCGCCATCTACGGGCAGCAACCCCAGTGCGGGCTGCTGCTGATCGGTGACCCAAAGCAGGCGATCTACGCCTTCCGGGGCGCGGACATCTTCACCTATATGCGCGCCAGAGCCGAAGTGAATGCTCACTATACGCTTGGCACCAACTGGCGCTCCGCCCACCCGATGGTGACCGCGGTCAACCGCTTGTTCCAGTTATCGGATAACCCCTTCATCTTTGCGCAGATTCCCTTTAGCCCGGTGCAGGCCGCCGGGCGCAACCGCGATCTGGCCTTTGAGGTGGAGGGCGCGGTACAGCCAGCGCTGCACTTCTGGCTTCAGGCGGGCGAGGGGATTGGCGTCAGTGACTACCAGCAGTTGATGGCGCGCCAGTGCGCTGGCCAGATCAGCGACTGGCTCTCCGCCGGGCAGCGTGATGCCGCCTGGCTGGTGAGCGGGGGCGAGCGCCGCGCGGTGCGCGCCTCGGACATCACGGTGCTGGTGCGTAACCGCAATGAGGCGGCGCTGGTGCGCGAGGCGCTCGGCGCGCTCGGCATCCCATCGGTCTACCTCTCCAACCGCGACAGTGTTTTTGACACCCCGGAGGCGCGCGACCTGCTCTGGCTGTTGCAGGCGGTGCTGGCGCCGGAGCAGGAGCGCGCACTGCGCAGCGCACTGGCCGCCGGCATTATGGGACTCGACGCCCGCACACTGGCGGCGCTGAGCGAGAGCGAAACGGAGTGGGATGCGCTGGTACTGGAGTTTGACGGCTACCGCGAACACTGGGAGCGGCGTGGTGTGCTGCCGATGCTGCGCGAGCTGATGCGCAAGCGCCATCTGGCGGAAAACCTGCTGGTGAGCGAGGAGGGCGAGCGCCGCCTGACCGACTTCCTGCACTTGGGTGAGCTGTTGCAGGAGGCTTCGGCGCAACTGGAGAGCGAGTACGCGCTGGTGCGCTGGCTGGCGCAGCAGATCGCCCAGCCAGAGAGTCAGGCGGAGAACCAGCAACTGCGGCTGGAGAGCGATCGCCATCTGGTGCAGATCGTCACCATCCACAAATCCAAAGGGCTGGAGTACCCGCTGGTGTGGCTGCCCTTTATTGCCCACTTCCGCCCGCAGCAGCAGGCGCTCTACCACGATCGCCAGACCTTTGCGGCGCTGCTCGACTTACGCGCCGAGGAGGAGAGTCAGGCGCTGGCGGAAGAGGAGCGGCTGGCAGAGGATCTGCGCCTGCTCTACGTGGCGCTGACCCGCTCGGTCTACCACTGTAGCATCGGCATGGCCCCGCTGATTCAGGGCAACCGCAAAAAGCAGGGCGAAACCGACCTGCACCGCAGCGCGCTCGGCTACCTGATCCAGCAGGGCCAGCCCTGTGACGCCGCCGAGCTGGCGACGCGGCTGGCAGCGCTGGAGGGCGAGGGCATCGCCCTGACGCAGGTGGCCGAGCCAGCTCCGCAGCCGTGGGAGGCACCGGGCAACCCGGCGCTCACGCTGGCTGCCCGCGACTTCAGCCGCCGCGTCAGCGACAACTGGCGCGTCACCAGCTACTCCGGCCTGCAACAGCACGGCAGTGCGTTGGCGGAGGCGCTGTTGCCACGTCTGGACATTGACGCCGCTGGCGAAAACCCCGCCGAACCGGCTCCGGGCATGACGCCGCACGCCTTCCCGAAGGGCGCGTCGCCCGGCACCTTCCTGCATAGCCTGTTTGAGGAGATGGAGTTCAGCCAGACGCCGCAGAGCGACTGGCTGGCGGAGAAACTGGTGGCACACGGCTTTGGCGCGGAGTGGGGCGAAGTGCTGGCCCCGTGGCTGGAGCAGGTGCTACAGGCGCCGCTTGGGCCGCCGGGGCTGTCGTTGCGGCAGCTGACACCGGCGATGCGTCAGGCCGAGTTGCAGTTCTACATCCCGATCCGTGGCCTGCTGCACGCCGCCGATCTGGACGCGCTGGTCAAACGGCATGACCTGCTCTCTGCCCGCTGCCCGCCCCTCGATTTCCGGCAGGTGCAGGGGATGCTGAAAGGCTTTATCGATTTGGTGTTCCGCTGGGAGGGTAAATTCTACCTGCTGGACTACAAATCCAACTGGCTGGGCGACAGTGCCGCGGCCTACACCCAACCGGCGATGGAGCAGGCGATGGCGGAGCACCGCTACGACCTGCAATACCAGCTCTACAGTCTGGCGCTGCACCGCTATTTGCGCCACCGTCTGGCTGACTATGACATTGACCGCCACTTTGGCGGGGTGATTTATCTCTTTTTGCGCGGCATTGACCGGCAGCACCCGGATAACGGCCTGTTCCGCTGTCGGCCATCGGGAGCATTCATCGAGCAGATGGACGCCCTGTTTGAGGGCCACGCGCTTAACATGGAGGCGGAGACACGCCCATGATGACCTTACTGGAACGCGCGCTGCTGGGCGGCGCATTGAGGCCGCTGGATGTGCAATTTGCCCGTTTTCTGGCGGATGAGCGCGAGCCAGCGCTGATG encodes the following:
- the recC gene encoding exodeoxyribonuclease V subunit gamma gives rise to the protein MFTVYHSNHLDLLKKLIAALIEGQPLADPFEQEVILVQSPGMAQWLQMQLAEEFGIAANIHFPLPATFIWEMFTRVLPGIPKESAFSKDAMTWKLMWLLPQMLPQPEFTALRHYLTDDGDKRKIHQLAARVADLFDQYLVYRPTWLEGWQRGELQPDLGEAQQWQSVLWKRLCEYTESLNQPTWHRANLYQRFISTLHQSAECPPGLPKRVFICGISALPPVYLQALQALGQHIDIHLMFTNPCRYYWGDIQNYAFLAKLQSRKRRDYLARAEVDLFRDPEQAPQLFNQEGEQALTNPLLASWGKLGRDHMYLLSQVDEIQEVQAFVELEDDSLLHAVQRDMLELDDRAVLGMTPETLASSAGKRLLDPQDRSICIHACHSPQREVEVLHDKLLTMMAEDPSLTPRDIIVMVADIDSYAPYIQAVFGNAPPERYLPFAISDRKASQAHPALQAFLSLLEMPQSRFTAEQVLALLEVPALASRFSIHEDGLRLLRLWVSESGIRWGLDDDAIRQLALPPTGQHTWRFGLTRMLLGYAMESEAGHWQGVLPYDETTGLAAELAGHLAELLMQLTRWRSLLAESRPLADWLPLCRQMLDTFFTKDVETEGVLTVIEEQWQKAINFGLSAQYPDAVPLTILRDDLAARLDQERISQRFLAGPINFCTLMPMRSIPFKVVCLLGMNDGVYPRTLPPLGFDLMAHQVKKGDRSRRDDDRYLFLEAMLSAQQRLYISFIGRSIQDNSERYASVLVTELMEYIGQSFVLPDDLDREADESERRVREHLVCWHARMPFNAENFVPGHEHQSYAKEWLPAASALGEPHPDFNQPLDPQPLEEITLDNLMRFYRHPVRAFFQMRLGVNFILEETELPDEEPFVLDSLNRYKFNSQLLNTLIEEQDVSALYDRVKASGALPYGAFGEIYWQTQSEEMGALAERVRGLRGESHSEEVALQIGGAWVTGWIHQVQADGLLRWRPAQLNAVDGILLWIEHLAYCASGGEGASRSYGRKESEWHFPPLPADEAAQLLGQLIEGYRQGMREPLLLLNKSGWAWLNQCYDSQTGEIKRDDETQGKARGKLLQAWLGDPRMPGESEDPYLQRVIRQLDEDDIIQIQRQAERFLLPLMRHHQPDA
- a CDS encoding YgdB family protein translates to MSAVKQRGNALLLTLLGMMALGLAGLQALHGQLDEAVRMTGDTRRTLLAWNQAASALAWGTTQRWPEPPPGRWQCRTSDAGRSCLKASTQLGGYLLRGQGQVDARTPLYLYQLVTRDGEGQVQQLAGGWLDFCPERERRDCDVQEVP
- the recB gene encoding exodeoxyribonuclease V subunit beta translates to MSTAIPLPLDPLTLPLSGERLIEASAGTGKTFTIGILYLRLLLGLGGAAAFPRPLTVEEILVVTFTEAATEELRGRIRENIHALRLACVRGNSSDGMLQSLMAEMTDLADAAALLLAAERQMDEAAIYTIHGFCQRMLTHNAFESGILFEQTLVQDETPLRRQACADFWRRHCYPLPIAVARPVGQMWSGPEELLRDLTPYLQGEAPALRYPPAEGETLLIRHARIVERITEVKQGWAASAAELGTLIGDSGVDKRSYSSRYLPQWLEAVGAWSQLETLDYQLPKELERFSQATLLEKTKKGEPPRHPVFELIERLYAEPLSLRDVVMAQAIKEIRQSVQQEKRQRAEMGFDDLLSRLDEALQSAGGEALAEAIRTRYPVAMIDEFQDTDPQQYRIFRAIYGQQPQCGLLLIGDPKQAIYAFRGADIFTYMRARAEVNAHYTLGTNWRSAHPMVTAVNRLFQLSDNPFIFAQIPFSPVQAAGRNRDLAFEVEGAVQPALHFWLQAGEGIGVSDYQQLMARQCAGQISDWLSAGQRDAAWLVSGGERRAVRASDITVLVRNRNEAALVREALGALGIPSVYLSNRDSVFDTPEARDLLWLLQAVLAPEQERALRSALAAGIMGLDARTLAALSESETEWDALVLEFDGYREHWERRGVLPMLRELMRKRHLAENLLVSEEGERRLTDFLHLGELLQEASAQLESEYALVRWLAQQIAQPESQAENQQLRLESDRHLVQIVTIHKSKGLEYPLVWLPFIAHFRPQQQALYHDRQTFAALLDLRAEEESQALAEEERLAEDLRLLYVALTRSVYHCSIGMAPLIQGNRKKQGETDLHRSALGYLIQQGQPCDAAELATRLAALEGEGIALTQVAEPAPQPWEAPGNPALTLAARDFSRRVSDNWRVTSYSGLQQHGSALAEALLPRLDIDAAGENPAEPAPGMTPHAFPKGASPGTFLHSLFEEMEFSQTPQSDWLAEKLVAHGFGAEWGEVLAPWLEQVLQAPLGPPGLSLRQLTPAMRQAELQFYIPIRGLLHAADLDALVKRHDLLSARCPPLDFRQVQGMLKGFIDLVFRWEGKFYLLDYKSNWLGDSAAAYTQPAMEQAMAEHRYDLQYQLYSLALHRYLRHRLADYDIDRHFGGVIYLFLRGIDRQHPDNGLFRCRPSGAFIEQMDALFEGHALNMEAETRP
- a CDS encoding prepilin-type N-terminal cleavage/methylation domain-containing protein yields the protein MRGQQGFTLVEMLVAALLFAVSLLGLLRYQQALAAGFERQRQAQQAWQLAGERLEAAALSATAEVPLAPPAGWTLAVTASPAATPACHWAKVVVVTPMHYQVSLSRLLC
- a CDS encoding prepilin peptidase-dependent protein, which encodes MPLNQAQGFTLPEVLLAMAIGSVVMLAAASGYPPIYLQGQRLGQRVWLEQALYQAANRLEKDLRRAGFCAGEQCGTQAILLGAAPGEAAGSCVQAAYDLNRNGRWEHSGPEAEIFGYRLSAGALETRRGEGCHGAGWERLLDPAEVTVTQFQLARQGEFYRLTLAAQGARTPAVHRQIERLMRGRAR
- the ptrA gene encoding pitrilysin, with the translated sequence MRKQLTCISRLLLLVVFVLPFSVFAQGWQPLAETINKSEHDPRHYQAVKLDNGMTVLLVSDAQAPKSLAALALPVGSLEDPDSQLGLAHYLEHMVLMGSKKYPEPENLAEFLKKHGGSHNASTASYRTAFYLEVENEALAPAVDRLADAIAAPLLDPVNADRERHAVNAELTMARSRDGMRMAQVRAETLNPAHPSARFSGGNLDTLKDKPGSVLHDELTAFYHRYYSANLMVGVIYSNQPLPALGQLAAETFGRIANHDATVPAITAPTLTAAQKGIMIHVVPAQPRKQLKLEFAIDNNSQAFRSKIDTYISYLIGNRSPGTLSDWLQKQGLADAINAGADPLVDRNQGVFAISVSLTDKGLAQKDEVIAAIFNYLALLRRDGISQSYFDEIGHVLNLDFRYPAITRDMNYIEWLVDTLLRVPVNHALDAPYLADRYDPQAISQRLDQLTPQNARVWVVSPDQPHNRTAYFVDAPYQVEPIAPAQYARWQQLGSQIALTLPALNPYIPDDLSLIKADPQATRPQLVVDEPGLRALYMPSRYFGDEPRADITFAFRNPTALDSARHQVMYALTDYLAGLSLDQLSYQASIGGISFSTSPDNGLVFNANGYTQRLPQLLTSLVEGYSSFTPTDEQLAQAKSWYREKLDSAERGKAFEQAIMPVQMLSRIPYSERAARRAMLDGITVQDIVAYRDSLLHLAAPEVMVVGNMTPEQVQALARSLKTQLGCTGKAWWHGKEVVIEKQQLALLQQNSTGSDSALAAVFVPPGYDEVKSMAYSALLGQIIQPWFYSQLRTQEQLGYAVFAFPISVGKQWGMGFLLQSSNQSPAYLYTRYLDFFTQADKRLASMSNEDFMQYRQGMINELTQRPQTLSEEAGRFSNDFSRGNFAFDTRDKVLKVLGSLTREQLHTYYRQAVMAPEGLALLSQLQGSGTEPGKAGFAAPQGWTRYENVTGLQATLPQKVNGQ